A single genomic interval of Meles meles chromosome 9, mMelMel3.1 paternal haplotype, whole genome shotgun sequence harbors:
- the INHA gene encoding inhibin alpha chain, producing the protein MLPHLPLLLLLLLSPKSGHGCHGPELDRALVLAKVRALFLDALGPPTLAGEGGDPGGRRLPRRHAQGGFLRRGSEPREEEDVSQAILFPATGARCTDQPVARELTPEAEDGLFTYVFRPSQHTRSRQVTSAHLWFHTGLDRRSKVASNSSGPLLSLLALSSGVPMAVPMSLGQAPPRWAVLQLAPSALPLLTNPVLVLQLRCPLCSCSARPEATPFLVAHTRARPPSVGERARRSTPPLPWPWSPAALRLLQRPPEEPASYADCHRAALNISFQELGWDRWIVYPPSFIFHYCHGGCGLSAPPDLSLLGTGVPPTPVQPLSLLPGAQPCCAALPGTMRPLRVRTTSDGGYSFKYETVPNLLTQHCACI; encoded by the exons ATGTTGCCCCATCTGCCACTCCTGCTCCTCTTGCTGCTATCCCCAAAGAGTGGGCATGGCTGCCATGGGCCAGAGCTGGACCGGGCACTTGTGCTGGCCAAGGTGAGGGCCCTGTTCTTGGATGCTTTGGGGCCCCCCACACTGGCGGGGGAAGGCGGGGATCCTGGAGGCAGGCGTCTGCCCCGAAGACATGCCCAGGGGGGCTTCCTGCGCAGGGGCTCTgagcccagggaggaggaggatgtcTCCCAGGCCATCCTTTTCCCAGCTACAG GTGCCAGGTGCACGGACCAGCCAGTGGCTAGAGAGCTGACCCCGGAGGCGGAGGACGGCCTCTTCACATACGTGTTCCGGCCATCCCAGCACACGCGCAGCCGCCAAGTGACTTCAGCCCACCTGTGGTTCCACACGGGACTGGACAGGAGGAGCAAAGTGGCTTCCAATAGCTCTGGGCCCCTGCTAAGCCTGCTGGCGCTGTCGTCGGGGGTCCCCATGGCCGTGCCCATGTCGTTGGGCCAGGCACCCCCTCGCTGGGCGGTGCTGCAGCTcgccccctctgccctccctctgctgaCCAACCCAGTCTTGGTGCTGCAGCTCCGCTGCCCTCTCTGTTCCTGCTCAGCCCGGCCCGAGGCCACACCCTTCCTGGTGGCCCACACCCGGGCCAGGCCACCCAGTGTGGGGGAGCGAGCCCGACGCTCCACTCCCCCGCTGCCCTGGCCCTGGTCTCCAGCCGCGCTGCGTCTGCTCCAGAGGCCTCCAGAGGAACCTGCCTCCTATGCCGACTGTCACAGAGCCGCCCTCAATATCTCCTTCCAGGAGTTGGGCTGGGACCGGTGGATTGTATACCCACCCAGTTTCATCTTCCACTATTGCCATGGGGGATGTGGGCTGTCTGCCCCACCGGACCTGTCCCTGCTGGGGACCGGGgttcctcccacccctgtccaACCTCTTTCCTTGTTGCCAGGGGCACAGCCCTGCTGTGCTGCCCTCCCTGGGACCATGAGGCCCCTACGTGTCCGTACCACCTCAGACGGCGGCTACTCTTTCAAGTATGAGACGGTGCCCAACCTTCTCACACAACACTGTGCTTGTATCTGA